Proteins encoded by one window of Haematobia irritans isolate KBUSLIRL chromosome 2, ASM5000362v1, whole genome shotgun sequence:
- the LOC142225289 gene encoding uncharacterized protein LOC142225289: MQIKKNIKRRITTSSDEENEIEVLQKKIRETEDQLEALKQSQALPEITVEQSVQCSDDEEQLLCSNFNEKMICIGNNIYCRAIIHNMALGTSHKASHVARKLLEGVFKRNVLKKATLTGQPPRAQGLERQLEPVFALNYRAREAIVDFSFRVAKERNWEPQSKKDVERAMSQRLGEIKRQK, encoded by the exons atgcaaataaaaaaaaacataaaaagacGTATAACTACGTCCAGTGACGAG GAAAATGAAATTGAGGTTCTGCAAAAGAAAATAAGGGAGACGGAGGATCAACTAGAAGCTCTAAAACAAAGCCAGGCTTTACCAGAAATTACGGTAGAGCAATCCGTCCAATGTAGTGATGATGAGGAGCAGCTTCTTTgcagcaattttaatgaaaag ATGATATGTATTGGGAACAACATATATTGTCGAGCCATCATTCACAACATGGCATTGGGGACGTCCCACAAGGCTTCGCATGTGGCTCGCAAATTGCTGGAAGGCGTATTCAAACGAAATGTACTTAAGAAAGCCACCCTCACTGGACAACCCCCAAGGGCACAGGGTTTGGAGAGACAGTTAGAACCCGTTTTTGCCCTAAATTACAGGGCCAGAGAAGCTATTGTTG ATTTTTCATTCCGGGTTGCGAAAGAGCGGAATTGGGAGCCACAATCGAAAAAAGACGTCGAGAGGGCAATGTCCCAACGTCTTGGCGAGATCAAACGACAAAAGTAG